The following DNA comes from Alnus glutinosa chromosome 6, dhAlnGlut1.1, whole genome shotgun sequence.
ACAATAGTTAAAGTAGAGAAttgtacttttttaatagctattttagctattaTTGTCGGAGATGTAGCTTCTATAAAACCAATAGTCGAATCTTTTCTTTGGAAACAATGATGTTCCGTTTGAACGCACATTCCACCTTTCAATCGATGCCCCAATGTGCCAGAAACTGcctctttcattttttgctgtaatggtttcttttttctttttgtgttttgataaACTTTATTCCCTCTACTTTTAGCTAAGGGGCTTGTTATTTGCACTTCAAGTGCACAACAGGGccacaacaccccttcacatggGGTTAGGTCCCAATGTATGGGGCCCactcccatgtgagggggtATTGTACCTCTATTGTGCACCTGAAGTGCAAATAGCATTTTCCTTTAGCTAATAgctcttttatttaaaaaaaaaaaaaaaaaaaaaacttaatggcTCGTCATTTATATGTCTAttaacatgtgaaaaacacatgtttttaaaaaagtatatgcTTCTCAAATTGGATCGGTGGAATTTTTTGTCCAATATTTATCAGATTCTACAGTGAATGTAAACTCCTCTTGCTCTGTGTTTCTCAACAGGAAACTTacgaaaagagagagagagatagagagaaaccATAAATTCATCAATTAGTAGTACTTAAAATTTTTTGAAGATGGGATTTAAAAGGTGAGGGAGGTAAGGGATGTCTCCTGCTTCAGCTGAAtgattgctttttttcttttttcttttttctttttcttttctttttctttcttttcctttttcttgaaaaaaataccAAGCATCCAATGGTTATTTACAAGAATGTAGTTTGACGTAAACAAAATAGCCCATCCACTTGGGATCTATTGGTTCAACATTGAAATAATCAGCTAATAAACTTTAGGCTTGGAAATAGAGGGGTGCTCTGAACTTCTGCACAGGCTATACAACAACGTGAgtacaaattttggaaacaaacAGATTCCCAAACGTATACAAATGTCTGGAAAATAAACTGGTCAATTCTTATATAACATTTATTCCATAGAAATGATACGTCAATGTCACACTTTGGAGTACTTGTACAAGATTCCTTATTCAACAAAATGCATGAATATATCTATGCATCTCATCTATACAAGCATGCCTACAGCTCCAACAATCTTTTGTTATATTACAAGTTGGGTATCATATACCCATATCTACACGTATATTTGTACTGCTAGAAGTTTTTGTGTCTTCAAACAATAAGCAAGTAGGATGAACAGCGCCAAAGAAAGATCACATGGCATTCTATTTCTAtttctgtttttggtttttgattttCAATAATCCTTCTCCTGACAAGATTGATTTTCAGCAGCAAAGCTAGAAGCAAGCGTTGTTTCAGACAACAAAATCATGTAACATGTGGGAATTGTCGAACCTGTGGTGTTGCTTCCCCGGATCCACGCACTGAAAATCCAGCGAGTCGGGCTCTGCAGAAGAAGTTACTGCATTATTACCTCTTGAATTGGTGCCACCAGACATTGGCAATCCATCACTTTCACAATGCCGCAACTTCAGTGCAAGCGACACCCGGCTACCATCGACAAAACTACCCAACTCTGACATATCATATGTGGCAGCGGCAGCCACAAGACTCCCACCACCACTCTGGTGGGGTGGGATAATCTCATCTGAATAGAGGCTATGGTCATCCATGTTAGGCCTTTGATCACCCTGCAGTTCTCTGTGAACACTACTTTCAAACCCTATCGTTGCCGTTTGCCTATTTATCTCTACAGTAGGGATATGAACAGATTTTGACTCTTGCAACTCTTCCCCGCTATCCTCAAATGCCCGGAAATTGCCTCTTGGTGCTTGTGGTGCGTTTTCTGGTGAAGATCTGGGGTTCATCTCTGATTCGCAAAACTCTTCTTTGTACATCTCCTCAACCATGGGCTTCCAAAGACGCACCCGTGCATTAATAAACCAGTTTGCGACCTGATCAGagcataaaatcaatgatcaaGCAACATGACCAAAAGAAGGGTATTTTGAGGAAAACAAAGCAATTCATTGATGAGGGAAATTTATAGACTAGAGGAGATCCACAATTCAATAGGTCCTTACATGAACGGTGGGGAGGATCAACATTCAGATGTTGAACATGCTGAATCTCTTAGATCCCATATCCACCAATGCATATTAAGAAGCCATTTTTAGAATATGCAATGATAATCCACTATATTGACAACAAGATTATCATTTTACCTGGTTTCTGGTCAAGCCTGTTTGCCTTGCAAGCAGAATTTTCTCTGAATCCTTTGGGTAACTGGTGAAACAAGGAAAATTAGTAAATCACAAGTTCTCAGATAGATTGGCAAGTACAGTAGTGAATTGGGGAAAATAAGTGTTGAGGGACATACGGATGAAGGAAGTGTTCAAATAGCCAAGCACGGAGAATTGAAACAGAGCTCTCAGGAAGCCCCCTTTGAGGCCTCCAAGCATGTCGCATCACTCCAAACTGCTGAAAAGTCCTTTGTTGTCTGAGCTGCTGGTCTACATAGCGGAGACGAGGTATCACTCCTCCTTGACCATGCTGTGAGGAATCTTGCTCCCCAAGGCTTCTCTGGGTCACTTGAATCTGGCCAGCGATTGCATCACGCAAACATCGGAAGTGGCGGGAAATTGTTTGGAGTGCAAGAGCAGTATATGGCTCAGCTGCCCCATACCCAGCTACCATGTCAAAAGACGACACCACAATTTGCATCTGATCATAATATTGTTTGTATCTTCTATCCACCTACAACAAGAGCACAAGTATTAGTTATAGTTAAAAATAAGTGCAGCCCAGGAAAAGCTATGTGATAAGTAtgaaaggggagagagagagagagagagagagagcaaataTATATTCACAAAGTACATGTATATAAAAGCCAAAAAagatgtagaaaaataaaacaaaagataagCTGTTCCCACTAATTACTAATGCGACCTAAAATCCCCCAAAACCTTCATAATCCCTTCCACAGCCCAGTACACATCTGAGCACCAGCCACAGCTTAAAGCACCATACATCCGCTTCAGAAACATTTTCTACAAACTCTCATTCTTTATCTTGAACTTACAGAGCCTCCTGCAACAAAACATGTATTTCTACACTGCCAACTGATAAGTGCATCCTTCCTCCTAATCCAACCCTGATCACAAACTGcttccaattaaaatatgatgCTTTGAACACTATTTGAATTTGTCTCACATCTATGTGCTACCAACTAATGTATCCACCAAATATAGCAAAAAGTATGTGGAAGAGATAGCCAATgtgttttaaattatattcacttGCCTCTCTTCAAAATGTAACACTTGTTCCGGCACTGGATCTTCTTTTTAATCTTATCAACAATACAACTATATCCTATAATGCTTTTGCTTTGACAAAGGTGTTTGTCAATGCATTCTTAAAGATCATCCATCTATAATGCAACTAAACAAGAAATATTTCCTTCAGCCTCACTTTGTTAATAGAACCTATTCCAGAGAATACAAACAAACTTTTATAACTAATCACTGCAAATAAATCCCAATGAAGGTGCGCACAAAAGTATCTGAACATGGCTGTGCTCTTCAGCatctgtttaaatgcatcaacACAAAAGACatttataactttttatgattaaaaaaaaattgataaactaTGGCAATTTGCTAAATCCTCAACTAGTAGTGTGGGGGCATATAGTAGGCGCGAGGGAAGAATATGTCATGGTCCAAAGGATCTTCACAGGGAAAAGTAGACTGGCAATCCAAagtatatatacaaattaaaaacaaaagaaacaaaaaaatatgtaacCAGCAAAACTATGAAGGCAGTAGATTTACCTCATCCAACATGGACAAAAGTCTCGTCTTCTTATTCTGCAGATCCTGTACTTCTGCAGGTGATAGCTCACAAGAGGAGTTAGTAGTTGACTCACCAGGGTCTGAAGACTTCTGCACAGATTGAGAATTAGATCTCCCATCTGTCTCTTTAGAGCCATCTAAACCAATCCCCTGGGTGTTTTGATGTTTGATAGATCCCCGCTGCTTCAAAGCCCTCCAGACATTAACTAGTTCATCAAGCAACTGTTGTGCTGCCTTGAGGTACTTTGAGTTTAAGATCGTGTTCGTAAAACTTGATGGTTCGTATGGATATCGATCAGAAAGCATCTCTTTAGGGCTCACTGAGGAATGAGGATTCCAAAATGTCTCTGTTCTGGTATTGTCATGGTTGGCTCCAGAAAAACCAGATAGCAAGCATTCTGCGGTTCCCAACTCCTTGCCTTGGTTGCCCTCATCACCTTTACAAGATATTGCCCCATTCCTCGAGAGTGGGAGGCTAGTATTCAAGAATGAAGATGGACATGGGTTTGGATACCGGCTTCCAAATGAAGCTACAGACACCGAAGATGGTATCTGTGTTCCAAGGCTAAGAGATAATCCCTGACACTGAATATTCTGTTCACCATCTGGAACTCCCAGCTGTGTCCTTGGGATCACCTGGGAATCCCCAGTAACAGAGCTTCCAAGGGGTTCACCTGTTACAGCATTAAACTGTCCATTAATGGATTGCATACTTACCCTGTCACTTGTAGGTGGAATGAACATCATCTCATTTCTGCCTCCAGCAGATCCATAACAGTTCTGAGGAGATAGAGAACTCCCAGACAAGATATCTGAGTAGGACCCTGAAGAAGCTTGGTTCAGATACATCATTACGTTGCCAGGATGGAGAGGTGCTTCAGAATATGAAGTAAATTTCTGGTCCCCTAGATATGGAGTCAGTAAGACATCTCTTTGATTGGTTAGACTGGGGAAATAGGTAGCCATATTTTGCTTCCTCGGTCTTAGCTTTCAGTTGAGTATCTAGAGATGAAAGACAAAACATTACCAGTGCtgttcaaaattaaatagtaaCAGAGAGAAATGATGATGCCCACTTCAGTAGCAAACAAATCCcaacaggaaaaagaaaaagcccttcagaaaaaaaataatacaaaaatatagaATCCTGAGATGGATTCCTGTAGTCAAAGAAACTAATCACATAGTCTGCCAAAACGCAGAAGGTTTCAAGAGGGATAAACACCGTAATAGCCTCGTGCAATGTCAGAGAGAAGGCAAAGATAAATCATTAAATTGATTACTATTATTATGAACGGTGCAGCAACTGCCCCAGCCACTCAAAAGTGTTGCAGATAAGCGACAGTGAAGAACTACTAAATTACAGAAAAACACAGGTCCCTAAACCAGAACTAAATCGAATGCCGCGCACCAAAAAAACCCCATCATGAGAAAAAGTACGAAAACTTAttcatattaaatataaaaagaagtgGAAGACTAGCAACTATGAGGAACAAAAAATTTAGGCGCTTCAAATTTGTGAGTTCATAAGGAACATCAATTATAGTTCTTTGTAAATGTGATCATCATCAGCATCAAACCCCCCACCACCCCCAATTATCTTCTCGGGAAAAGGCTGCTATCAGCATCCTCATTTTGTTTGCGTGACAAAGATcgcattgaaaaaaaaaaaaaaaagaattatcaaGCAATCAAAAACATAACACAATTATAACTttagcaataataataataataatccacacCCTACGTACACAGCAACCAGAA
Coding sequences within:
- the LOC133870412 gene encoding BEL1-like homeodomain protein 7, coding for MATYFPSLTNQRDVLLTPYLGDQKFTSYSEAPLHPGNVMMYLNQASSGSYSDILSGSSLSPQNCYGSAGGRNEMMFIPPTSDRVSMQSINGQFNAVTGEPLGSSVTGDSQVIPRTQLGVPDGEQNIQCQGLSLSLGTQIPSSVSVASFGSRYPNPCPSSFLNTSLPLSRNGAISCKGDEGNQGKELGTAECLLSGFSGANHDNTRTETFWNPHSSVSPKEMLSDRYPYEPSSFTNTILNSKYLKAAQQLLDELVNVWRALKQRGSIKHQNTQGIGLDGSKETDGRSNSQSVQKSSDPGESTTNSSCELSPAEVQDLQNKKTRLLSMLDEVDRRYKQYYDQMQIVVSSFDMVAGYGAAEPYTALALQTISRHFRCLRDAIAGQIQVTQRSLGEQDSSQHGQGGVIPRLRYVDQQLRQQRTFQQFGVMRHAWRPQRGLPESSVSILRAWLFEHFLHPYPKDSEKILLARQTGLTRNQVANWFINARVRLWKPMVEEMYKEEFCESEMNPRSSPENAPQAPRGNFRAFEDSGEELQESKSVHIPTVEINRQTATIGFESSVHRELQGDQRPNMDDHSLYSDEIIPPHQSGGGSLVAAAATYDMSELGSFVDGSRVSLALKLRHCESDGLPMSGGTNSRGNNAVTSSAEPDSLDFQCVDPGKQHHRFDNSHMLHDFVV